The following coding sequences are from one Granulicella sp. L56 window:
- a CDS encoding phosphoglycerate mutase family protein: protein MNILIVEDNPAVRKLIRHGQTTGNAGSPCDDLALLELTELGWEQAREVAARWTEVPGLIVTSPYLRTRQTAAPTIERFAKVPAEIWPIREFT, encoded by the coding sequence TTGAATATCCTAATCGTCGAAGACAACCCTGCCGTTCGAAAACTTATTCGACACGGACAGACCACTGGAAACGCTGGTAGCCCATGCGATGACCTTGCGCTCCTGGAGTTGACGGAACTGGGATGGGAGCAGGCAAGAGAAGTGGCTGCTAGATGGACCGAGGTGCCCGGTTTGATTGTGACCTCGCCCTATCTCCGCACCCGGCAAACCGCCGCGCCAACCATTGAACGCTTTGCCAAGGTGCCGGCCGAGATTTGGCCGATTCGAGAGTTTACCTAG
- a CDS encoding DUF3300 domain-containing protein, producing MRKLTAILPLTVALLLVPCRPTLGQNLPDNVSGNWTIYSTGVASGQVNVVHAQIAQDGNMLTGYYEGISQAGPIQGEVNGHHIRFSTVTRNVFNFHGQVFGDNMTGTYGVHGRHAPWQAQRNPPLYPQQAPSSSVSPQPILSPQPEEAVTVSAAPAPAVQNAAAPASPAPALLTSEQLNALVAPIALYPDALVAQVFAAASDLDQITEATNWLAQNRNLTGTALSQAVDEQSWEPSVKSLTQFPSVLENLARNLSWTSSLGQAFTNQQADVMAAVQVMRAKAQAAGTLQSNSQISVVQQSPSTIVIQPANPQVVYVPQYDPAVVYGMQLTVPLYVPAPMPIASVGLYFGSGVSVGAVAIGGGWGGGFGWHAWNMNWGGGGTVIYNHTTYINRHTTIYNRAAQNGYRPGADTRYGPNGDYHPNGYYGPNGHFHHDASGANPKGQPNGGNNGNHGLIGGNGSVQHQELASNHANDPAARPEQDGSHGMVGGNGGVERDKHQDNFHPRQQDRRAQSHASRAEHHNNVQHHPQHMSAHRGGGGGGHRR from the coding sequence ATGAGAAAACTTACCGCAATATTGCCTCTGACTGTCGCGCTGCTACTGGTCCCGTGCAGACCGACTCTCGGCCAGAACCTGCCCGATAATGTTTCAGGCAATTGGACCATCTATTCCACCGGCGTCGCTTCCGGCCAGGTGAACGTCGTACACGCCCAGATCGCGCAGGATGGAAACATGCTCACCGGCTATTACGAGGGTATCAGCCAGGCAGGGCCGATTCAGGGAGAGGTCAACGGCCATCACATCCGCTTCAGCACGGTTACCAGAAATGTCTTCAACTTTCATGGACAGGTGTTCGGAGACAATATGACCGGCACCTATGGAGTGCACGGCCGGCACGCGCCATGGCAGGCGCAGCGCAATCCTCCGCTGTACCCGCAGCAGGCTCCATCCTCATCGGTCTCCCCTCAGCCGATTCTGAGCCCCCAGCCCGAAGAGGCAGTCACCGTATCTGCCGCTCCTGCTCCGGCGGTCCAGAACGCAGCTGCGCCAGCAAGCCCTGCGCCCGCGCTACTTACTTCAGAACAGTTGAATGCTCTTGTCGCGCCCATCGCTCTCTATCCTGACGCGCTGGTCGCGCAGGTCTTCGCCGCCGCCAGTGATCTTGACCAGATCACCGAAGCGACCAACTGGCTGGCGCAGAACCGCAATCTCACCGGAACCGCACTCTCCCAGGCAGTCGACGAGCAATCGTGGGAGCCGAGCGTAAAGTCCCTCACGCAATTTCCTTCTGTGCTCGAAAACCTGGCGCGTAATCTCTCCTGGACATCCTCCCTCGGCCAGGCTTTCACCAACCAGCAGGCCGACGTGATGGCGGCTGTACAAGTCATGCGAGCCAAGGCTCAGGCTGCCGGAACTCTGCAATCTAACTCACAGATCAGCGTCGTACAGCAAAGCCCTTCCACAATCGTGATCCAGCCCGCCAATCCGCAGGTTGTCTACGTGCCACAGTATGATCCTGCGGTGGTCTATGGAATGCAATTGACCGTTCCCCTTTATGTTCCTGCGCCCATGCCCATCGCCTCAGTAGGTCTCTACTTCGGAAGCGGAGTTTCCGTAGGAGCTGTGGCGATCGGCGGGGGATGGGGTGGAGGCTTTGGATGGCATGCATGGAATATGAACTGGGGCGGTGGTGGAACTGTTATCTACAACCACACCACTTACATTAATAGACACACCACTATCTACAACCGCGCTGCGCAGAATGGTTATCGCCCCGGAGCCGATACCCGCTACGGCCCCAACGGGGACTACCACCCCAACGGCTACTACGGACCCAATGGCCACTTTCACCATGACGCCTCCGGCGCCAATCCCAAAGGCCAGCCGAACGGCGGCAATAACGGCAATCACGGACTCATCGGCGGCAACGGCAGCGTACAGCACCAGGAATTGGCCAGCAACCACGCCAACGACCCGGCCGCACGCCCAGAGCAGGATGGAAGTCACGGCATGGTCGGCGGCAACGGCGGAGTCGAGCGCGATAAGCACCAGGACAATTTCCATCCTCGGCAGCAAGATCGAAGAGCGCAGTCACATGCGTCCAGAGCGGAACATCACAACAACGTACAGCACCATCCGCAGCATATGTCGGCTCACCGCGGTGGTGGAGGCGGAGGACACCGCCGGTAA
- a CDS encoding sigma-54-dependent Fis family transcriptional regulator: MPTGAEEYKHKEATLTTREREFHQIVDSVPLHIVLLDPDFQQSYGNTASRSYFGLKNRLSPEKFVQTTTHPEDCEKYLAWAVERNQQRDGGEIEVRLRRHDGEYRWFLHQLSPIADDEGAIVRWCLTRVDIDERKRQEDRAMMETLSLREEIDKISMFEEIVGTSVPLQAVLARIAKVAPTDSTVLITGETGTGKELIARAIHKRSRRSKRAFVAVNCAAVPKDLIASELFGHEKGAFTGALQRHMGRFELADGGTIFLDEIGELPAETQVALLRVLQEREFTRVGGTQSIAADVRVIAATHRDLPKAIEAGSFRSDLYYRIHVFPIAVPSLRERKEDLRLLVQYFIDRFSNKMGKTFRRIDPKSLDRLSSYPWPGNIRELQNVIERSVIVCDADIFSLDESWLIHASTIQKPLSVEMLNQEKELIEAALAQSRGRVSGASGAAVMLKMPPSTLDSKIRVLKIDKRSFQL; encoded by the coding sequence ATGCCAACCGGCGCCGAGGAATACAAACACAAGGAAGCCACGCTGACGACCCGCGAACGCGAGTTCCACCAGATTGTGGACTCGGTGCCATTGCACATCGTTCTTCTGGATCCGGATTTCCAGCAGTCCTATGGAAACACTGCGTCGCGATCGTATTTCGGGCTGAAGAACAGGCTGAGTCCTGAGAAGTTTGTGCAAACCACGACGCATCCCGAAGATTGTGAGAAATACCTAGCGTGGGCGGTCGAACGCAACCAGCAAAGAGATGGTGGCGAGATTGAGGTGCGCCTTCGCAGGCACGATGGAGAGTATCGCTGGTTTCTTCATCAGCTTTCGCCGATTGCGGACGACGAGGGCGCGATCGTGCGCTGGTGCCTGACCCGCGTGGACATTGACGAACGAAAGAGGCAGGAAGACCGCGCCATGATGGAGACTCTGTCGCTGCGAGAGGAAATCGACAAGATTTCGATGTTTGAAGAGATCGTGGGAACTTCCGTGCCTCTCCAGGCGGTGCTGGCGCGGATTGCGAAGGTAGCCCCGACAGACTCGACGGTCTTGATTACCGGCGAAACGGGCACGGGCAAGGAGCTGATTGCGCGGGCCATCCATAAACGATCGCGTCGTTCGAAACGCGCCTTTGTGGCGGTCAATTGCGCGGCAGTGCCGAAAGACCTGATCGCTTCTGAACTTTTTGGACATGAGAAAGGAGCGTTTACCGGGGCGCTGCAGCGGCACATGGGCCGGTTTGAGCTTGCGGACGGCGGGACTATTTTTCTGGATGAGATTGGCGAGCTTCCGGCGGAGACGCAGGTGGCGCTGCTGCGGGTGCTCCAGGAGAGGGAGTTTACACGCGTGGGGGGCACGCAGTCCATTGCCGCGGATGTGCGGGTCATTGCGGCGACGCATCGCGATTTGCCGAAGGCCATTGAGGCGGGAAGTTTTCGCAGCGACCTCTATTACAGGATCCATGTTTTTCCCATCGCGGTTCCCTCGCTACGCGAGCGGAAAGAAGATCTGCGACTGCTCGTGCAATATTTTATTGATCGATTTTCAAACAAAATGGGAAAGACGTTTCGTCGCATCGACCCGAAGAGCCTGGACCGGCTCTCTTCCTATCCATGGCCTGGAAATATCAGAGAGCTGCAGAACGTTATTGAACGGTCGGTGATTGTGTGCGACGCGGACATTTTTTCTTTGGATGAAAGCTGGCTGATCCATGCTAGCACCATTCAGAAGCCGCTTTCGGTGGAGATGCTGAATCAGGAAAAGGAATTGATCGAGGCGGCGCTTGCGCAAAGCAGGGGCCGGGTTTCAGGCGCTTCAGGTGCCGCGGTGATGCTGAAGATGCCGCCCTCCACGCTGGATTCGAAGATTAGAGTCCTGAAAATCGACAAGAGAAGCTTCCAGTTGTAA
- a CDS encoding DUF6790 family protein yields MYFAVVVLLLLVFPVASVSIENIHSGHTLSMMLLTGRWLVFWAVGVRLFIAGMRQVIQPQFTAEKIFGLHGTASFPIIRELGFANLSMGLVGIWSLFQIGWLIPAAIVGGLYYGLAGLGHIPRKSKNAKEYTAMVSDCFVFLVLLSFVINRLF; encoded by the coding sequence ATGTACTTTGCCGTTGTCGTCTTGTTGCTGCTGGTTTTTCCGGTGGCATCTGTGAGCATAGAGAATATCCATTCTGGCCATACCCTCAGCATGATGTTGCTGACCGGGCGCTGGCTTGTCTTCTGGGCGGTTGGAGTTCGGTTGTTCATTGCTGGAATGCGGCAGGTGATTCAACCTCAATTTACAGCCGAGAAGATATTCGGCCTTCATGGGACCGCTTCGTTTCCAATCATCCGGGAATTGGGGTTTGCAAACCTGTCTATGGGTCTTGTAGGAATCTGGAGCCTATTCCAAATAGGTTGGCTTATTCCTGCGGCAATCGTTGGAGGTCTATATTACGGGCTCGCCGGGTTAGGCCATATTCCCCGGAAAAGCAAGAATGCGAAAGAGTACACGGCGATGGTCTCCGATTGCTTCGTCTTTCTGGTTCTTCTTTCATTCGTCATAAACAGGTTGTTTTAA
- a CDS encoding sugar phosphate isomerase/epimerase — MNQSRRSFTKLAAAALPVLTQTLWTAAQPTQHNKSFFKGVQLGVQTYSFHEIPNDGAGHAEEIIRDLLACGIYDCELFGGPVTPGIYSGARPDPALCPKPLLGCAPGKGGSMRNPWAWVFARKIDEDLKTARARQTHFWETVPMSYFERYRAKFDAAGINIHAFNPILSEAFVEDITDLEVDRLFLGAKALRVKAVNMAPRLSVLKRFVPAAEKHGIMLAVHGHSKTWDPEEFSNEASFERAFALSPIVGANLDIGHYAASGGDPVAFIEKHHARISNLHIKDRQRNKPGVNEETGNNVPWGQGDTPIKAVLKLLQRKHYNVPAFVEYEYAGTSEPVEEVKKQYEMCKKMLA; from the coding sequence ATGAATCAGTCCCGTCGATCCTTCACTAAGCTTGCAGCCGCCGCGCTTCCTGTGCTCACGCAAACTCTATGGACCGCGGCACAGCCGACCCAGCACAACAAATCGTTTTTCAAAGGCGTGCAACTCGGTGTGCAGACTTACAGCTTCCATGAGATTCCTAACGATGGCGCTGGACATGCCGAGGAGATTATTCGCGACCTGCTCGCCTGCGGCATCTATGACTGCGAACTCTTCGGCGGCCCTGTGACCCCGGGCATTTACAGCGGAGCCCGGCCCGATCCGGCTCTTTGCCCGAAACCTCTCCTCGGCTGCGCACCCGGCAAGGGCGGAAGCATGCGCAATCCTTGGGCTTGGGTCTTCGCTCGCAAAATTGACGAAGACCTCAAGACCGCGCGCGCACGCCAGACGCATTTCTGGGAGACCGTTCCGATGTCCTACTTTGAACGATACCGCGCCAAGTTTGATGCAGCCGGCATCAACATCCATGCCTTCAACCCGATCCTCTCCGAGGCATTTGTCGAAGACATCACCGATCTGGAGGTCGACCGATTGTTCCTCGGGGCGAAGGCGCTTCGGGTGAAGGCCGTCAATATGGCTCCGCGGCTCAGCGTTCTCAAACGTTTCGTCCCGGCAGCGGAGAAACATGGAATCATGCTCGCGGTGCATGGGCACAGCAAGACGTGGGACCCGGAGGAGTTTTCCAACGAAGCCAGCTTCGAACGGGCGTTCGCGCTCTCGCCTATCGTGGGCGCCAATCTCGACATTGGACACTACGCCGCGTCCGGTGGAGATCCTGTCGCTTTCATTGAAAAGCACCACGCGCGAATCTCCAACCTTCACATCAAGGATCGCCAGCGCAACAAGCCGGGCGTCAACGAAGAGACCGGCAACAACGTTCCGTGGGGCCAGGGCGACACGCCCATCAAAGCCGTTCTAAAACTTCTGCAGCGAAAGCATTACAACGTTCCAGCCTTTGTCGAGTACGAGTACGCCGGTACTTCCGAGCCCGTAGAAGAGGTCAAGAAGCAGTATGAAATGTGCAAAAAGATGCTTGCATAA
- a CDS encoding Crp/Fnr family transcriptional regulator: MDRILYKNEVLRRLEPAIIERLDLRPVELPAGREIEYPGNHIDHLFFIEEGIASMTTTFKDGFQVEVALAGSESVLGASSMMGTKRSLNRVYMQVAGHGYSSQTALATNEFKRAERFHDLTLRYLQAQFIQSAQTAGCNARHSIEQRLARWLLLCADRNGNHVLALSHEYMADMLGVARSSVSITAGHFQERKLIQYSRGKIHLIDLAGLEALACECYRVVRDHLANYAESDEGFGV, from the coding sequence GTGGATAGAATTCTCTACAAAAACGAAGTTTTGCGAAGGCTAGAGCCCGCTATTATTGAGCGCCTCGACCTTCGTCCCGTCGAGCTACCCGCTGGCCGCGAGATCGAGTACCCCGGCAACCACATCGATCATCTGTTTTTCATTGAGGAGGGCATTGCCTCGATGACGACGACGTTCAAGGATGGATTTCAGGTCGAAGTTGCCTTGGCTGGATCGGAGTCTGTTCTAGGCGCGTCCTCCATGATGGGAACTAAGCGCAGTCTCAATCGCGTCTATATGCAAGTGGCCGGGCATGGCTACTCCTCTCAAACTGCCCTTGCGACCAACGAATTCAAGCGAGCTGAGAGATTTCATGACCTCACCTTGCGTTATCTTCAGGCTCAGTTCATTCAATCGGCCCAGACAGCCGGTTGCAATGCCCGTCACTCCATCGAGCAGCGCCTGGCAAGATGGCTCCTGCTCTGCGCCGATCGGAACGGTAATCACGTCCTCGCTCTTTCGCATGAGTACATGGCTGATATGCTCGGGGTCGCGAGATCCAGCGTGTCGATTACGGCTGGGCATTTCCAAGAGCGGAAACTCATCCAGTACAGCCGAGGCAAGATTCACCTTATCGATCTAGCGGGACTCGAAGCGCTTGCTTGCGAGTGCTACCGAGTGGTCCGCGACCATTTGGCCAATTACGCCGAGTCCGACGAAGGATTCGGAGTGTAG
- a CDS encoding sensor histidine kinase: MDGISDSGLEAKLATAIEALRRSEERAVAGQLALELMHEIKNPLEALGHLTYLTLNEADDIEKVQKYMRLAEEQMTTLTQITSQTLGFARSSQTPRPIDLVGLAEAALRVHQRAIEAKKVHLVKNLSENVVAQVYTSEMLQVISNLIVNALDALPVNGTLCLRLRRSSDKVHFVIADNGHGIPPEHVDQIFQPFFTTKQERGNGLGLALSKKIIEHHRGTIRIRSSVRPGRSGTIFKISLPA, encoded by the coding sequence ATGGATGGCATCTCCGATTCGGGCCTTGAAGCAAAGTTGGCGACGGCAATCGAAGCATTGCGCCGATCCGAGGAACGAGCAGTTGCAGGTCAACTCGCTTTAGAGCTGATGCATGAGATCAAAAACCCTCTCGAAGCCTTGGGACACCTGACCTATCTCACATTGAATGAAGCTGACGATATCGAAAAGGTCCAGAAATACATGCGTCTGGCGGAAGAGCAAATGACTACTCTGACCCAGATCACCAGCCAGACTCTCGGCTTTGCGAGGTCGTCTCAAACTCCCAGGCCGATTGATCTTGTTGGTCTTGCGGAAGCCGCTCTTCGCGTTCATCAGCGGGCGATCGAGGCTAAGAAGGTGCATCTTGTTAAGAATCTGTCCGAGAATGTAGTCGCCCAGGTGTACACCAGCGAGATGCTCCAAGTTATTTCCAACTTAATCGTCAACGCTTTGGATGCGTTGCCAGTGAACGGTACGCTATGTCTTCGGCTAAGACGGAGCTCGGATAAAGTTCACTTCGTCATCGCCGACAATGGCCATGGCATCCCACCGGAACATGTCGATCAGATCTTCCAACCGTTTTTCACCACCAAGCAAGAGCGGGGCAACGGGCTCGGCCTGGCCCTCTCCAAAAAGATCATTGAACACCATCGAGGCACGATACGCATACGCAGCAGTGTGCGCCCCGGCAGAAGCGGCACCATCTTCAAGATTTCTCTTCCAGCCTAA
- a CDS encoding Crp/Fnr family transcriptional regulator, translating into MPPQSANLFINSLSSNSRESLLKRCVEVDLPLRKSLYEAETTPNYAYFITSGIASVVTAMQDGGTAEVGLIGREGIVGSFHLLGPAKVSTTCFIQLTATALRMPFTDLLQSFRSNEEIRDRILEFVQEQAVSLSQLAGCHRLHEAEERLSRWLLMAQDRTQSDILEFTQEFLAMMLGAKRTTVTVVAGALQRRGLIEYQRGRVRIINRENLEAAACDCYKITKNLYANLYQTPKNAW; encoded by the coding sequence ATGCCCCCTCAGTCTGCCAATCTCTTCATAAACTCGCTATCCTCCAACAGTCGCGAATCTCTCCTGAAGCGCTGTGTAGAAGTCGATCTTCCGCTCAGGAAATCCTTGTATGAAGCCGAGACAACACCGAATTACGCTTACTTCATAACTTCTGGCATAGCATCGGTGGTCACGGCAATGCAAGACGGTGGAACGGCGGAGGTAGGACTCATCGGGCGAGAGGGAATCGTTGGAAGCTTCCACCTCCTCGGTCCCGCGAAGGTTTCGACGACTTGCTTTATTCAACTGACTGCGACCGCCCTGAGAATGCCATTTACAGATCTGCTGCAGTCTTTTAGATCAAATGAAGAAATCAGAGATCGTATATTGGAATTTGTGCAGGAGCAAGCCGTGAGTCTTAGTCAGCTTGCCGGATGCCATCGGCTTCACGAGGCGGAAGAACGGCTCTCCCGTTGGCTCTTGATGGCTCAGGATCGAACTCAATCGGACATTCTCGAATTTACGCAGGAATTCCTCGCGATGATGCTTGGAGCAAAACGCACCACTGTCACCGTTGTCGCTGGCGCTCTCCAGAGGAGGGGACTCATCGAGTATCAGCGGGGCCGGGTACGGATCATAAACCGCGAGAACCTTGAGGCGGCAGCCTGCGATTGCTACAAAATTACAAAGAATCTCTACGCGAACCTCTACCAGACTCCCAAAAATGCCTGGTAA
- a CDS encoding DUF3606 domain-containing protein produces the protein MSDDKSNRGPADRARINVNEDYEVAYWTKELGVSSDRLRELVAKHGVMAADVRKALGKH, from the coding sequence ATGTCAGATGACAAATCGAATCGTGGACCTGCTGATCGCGCCCGTATCAATGTCAATGAGGACTACGAAGTCGCCTATTGGACGAAGGAACTGGGCGTTAGCTCCGATCGGCTGAGGGAACTGGTGGCCAAACATGGTGTGATGGCCGCGGATGTTCGGAAAGCCCTGGGCAAGCACTGA
- the ligD gene encoding non-homologous end-joining DNA ligase → MAKASKSVGFIETMDCLAVPAVPEGPEWTYEIKLDGFRVEAVKEDGKVILYSRRGNILNAKFPYIATALKELPADTILDGELVALDGKGRSVFNLLQNFRSAEAQIHYYAFDILTLKGKDLTQLPLAERRQILSKTIAVNDHVSLSAVSPGPAPDILSFVMTHGLEGVVAKRADSVYEPGKRTGLWSKHRINLGQEFVIGGYTPGTHGIDALIIGFYRGKDLIYVARVRAGFVPATRRETFAKIKHLKTSTCPFANLPETTAGRWGQGLTAAKMKDCVWLHPEAVARVDFLEWTGADHLRHTKFVALRDDKDPRKVVKET, encoded by the coding sequence ATGGCAAAAGCATCGAAATCGGTGGGTTTCATAGAGACGATGGATTGTTTGGCGGTTCCAGCGGTCCCTGAAGGCCCGGAGTGGACTTATGAAATCAAGCTGGACGGCTTTCGTGTCGAAGCCGTTAAGGAGGATGGAAAAGTAATTCTTTACTCTCGACGCGGGAATATCCTGAACGCGAAATTTCCGTACATTGCCACCGCTCTGAAAGAGCTGCCAGCTGACACAATTCTCGATGGGGAACTGGTAGCTCTCGATGGGAAGGGACGTTCCGTCTTCAATCTGTTGCAGAACTTTCGTTCCGCCGAAGCCCAGATCCACTATTACGCCTTCGACATCCTTACGTTGAAAGGCAAAGATCTGACTCAACTTCCGCTTGCGGAGCGGCGACAAATTCTCAGCAAAACTATCGCGGTGAACGATCATGTGAGCCTGTCTGCCGTTTCGCCCGGCCCCGCGCCCGATATTCTCAGCTTTGTAATGACACATGGTCTTGAGGGTGTTGTCGCAAAACGGGCCGATAGTGTTTATGAGCCAGGGAAACGTACAGGTTTATGGAGCAAGCATCGCATCAACCTCGGTCAGGAGTTTGTGATCGGCGGATATACACCGGGCACTCACGGCATCGACGCCTTAATCATTGGCTTTTATCGCGGTAAAGACCTCATCTATGTCGCTCGCGTTCGTGCCGGTTTCGTTCCAGCGACTCGTCGCGAGACTTTCGCAAAAATCAAACATCTCAAGACATCGACCTGTCCCTTTGCCAACCTGCCCGAGACAACCGCGGGAAGATGGGGGCAAGGTCTAACGGCGGCGAAGATGAAGGATTGTGTCTGGCTACATCCAGAGGCCGTTGCAAGAGTTGATTTCCTTGAATGGACGGGAGCGGACCATTTGCGGCACACCAAATTCGTCGCCCTTCGCGATGACAAAGATCCCCGGAAGGTCGTTAAGGAGACCTAA
- the xth gene encoding exodeoxyribonuclease III yields MASWNVNSIRARAEQVKTWLEAKKPDVLLLQELKGTEFPSEFFRELGYDSASVTQKTYNGVAILSRTPIEIVSTTLLGDEADSHARFLEAVIENIRIVNIYLPNGNPIGTAKFNYKLSWMDRLEQQMKLWLKSDVPTVIGGDFNVIPEDIDCHKPASWIRDALFQPESRARYRKMLELGYTDAFRSLHPGQGGLFTFWDYFRQAFEHNRGIRIDHFLLTPSLVKRLESCEIDKGPRMLEKPSDHTPIVLRLR; encoded by the coding sequence ATAGCAAGCTGGAACGTTAACTCCATTCGCGCTCGTGCCGAACAGGTCAAGACATGGCTCGAAGCGAAAAAGCCAGATGTCCTTCTGCTTCAGGAGCTGAAAGGAACAGAGTTTCCCTCGGAATTTTTCAGAGAGCTGGGGTACGATTCTGCGTCTGTGACGCAGAAGACCTATAACGGAGTCGCAATCCTCTCCCGCACTCCGATAGAGATTGTCAGCACTACATTGCTTGGCGACGAGGCGGACAGCCACGCACGCTTCCTCGAGGCCGTGATCGAGAATATCCGTATCGTGAACATCTACCTGCCGAATGGAAACCCGATCGGTACAGCAAAATTCAACTACAAACTTTCCTGGATGGACCGTCTTGAACAGCAAATGAAGCTATGGCTCAAAAGCGACGTGCCGACCGTCATTGGCGGCGACTTCAATGTCATTCCGGAGGACATTGATTGTCATAAACCGGCGTCATGGATTCGCGATGCGCTCTTTCAACCTGAGTCGCGCGCTCGCTATCGGAAGATGCTCGAACTTGGTTACACCGACGCATTCCGGTCCCTCCATCCGGGGCAAGGCGGCTTGTTCACGTTTTGGGACTACTTCCGGCAAGCGTTCGAGCACAACCGCGGCATCCGAATCGATCACTTCCTGCTCACTCCCAGCCTGGTCAAGCGACTCGAAAGCTGTGAAATCGACAAAGGTCCTCGGATGTTGGAGAAACCATCTGACCATACTCCGATCGTGCTGCGGTTGAGGTAG
- a CDS encoding SOS response-associated peptidase, protein MCGRYKRRSDKQRIAETFAVAAGLDETFFDPGDDFSPQSMQPVIYLNEDGERQIEMMRWAFKLPDRPRPLFNARSEDIEHAKFWKDAFLKGRCIVPGDAIYEWQETEKGKRKPKYEFVIPDQEPFGMAAVWKLWKNPKTEHWERTFAVLTGEPNELMAPIHDRMTTFVEPRDYEEYLAPAERPPVHLLRILPAEKMRARLVETTPISNKQVSLFDSQ, encoded by the coding sequence ATGTGTGGAAGGTACAAACGACGTTCCGACAAACAACGCATCGCGGAGACGTTCGCCGTCGCAGCGGGACTCGACGAGACATTCTTTGATCCCGGCGACGATTTCAGCCCGCAATCCATGCAGCCAGTCATTTACTTGAACGAAGATGGCGAGCGGCAGATCGAAATGATGCGATGGGCCTTCAAGTTACCTGATCGGCCAAGGCCGCTTTTCAACGCGCGGTCGGAAGACATCGAGCATGCAAAGTTCTGGAAAGACGCCTTCCTCAAGGGACGTTGCATCGTCCCCGGGGATGCGATCTATGAATGGCAAGAGACGGAGAAAGGCAAAAGGAAGCCGAAGTACGAGTTCGTCATCCCCGACCAAGAGCCTTTTGGAATGGCCGCAGTGTGGAAGCTTTGGAAAAACCCGAAGACCGAGCACTGGGAGCGAACCTTCGCTGTGTTGACCGGCGAGCCGAATGAACTGATGGCACCGATTCATGATCGCATGACTACATTCGTCGAGCCGCGCGATTATGAAGAATATCTGGCACCCGCCGAAAGACCGCCCGTGCACCTGCTGCGTATCTTGCCTGCGGAGAAGATGCGAGCGCGATTGGTGGAGACCACCCCAATTTCGAACAAGCAAGTAAGTCTCTTTGATAGCCAATGA
- a CDS encoding DUF3606 domain-containing protein: MADDNSNRGPADRARINIHEAYEDEYWSKELWVTPERLRELVGKHGVMAADIRKTLGK, translated from the coding sequence ATGGCCGACGACAACAGCAATCGCGGTCCGGCAGACCGGGCCAGGATCAACATCCACGAAGCATATGAAGACGAGTATTGGAGCAAAGAACTATGGGTCACCCCAGAACGTTTGCGTGAACTGGTCGGCAAGCATGGGGTGATGGCTGCCGACATTCGCAAGACTCTGGGTAAGTGA